From the Oleiharenicola lentus genome, one window contains:
- a CDS encoding M48 family metallopeptidase encodes MSTLARPACLGLLACLLAAPGCYKVPVTGRAAVNMVSDEAVIKVSQEAFADFKKRYPVTRNRAYDQRVQRIGERLAKVAFWDVPAAEWEFVVLEAPDQINAFAMAGGKVGVFTGLFKIVHNDDQLASVLAHEIAHVAAKHVNERLSQAMAIQGGGLIVSGVMSTTGAGALTSNAVLEAYGLSTGIGATGFDRKKEKEADHIGLIYMARAGYNPEEAPKVIENLEQANAGRAMPPALLSTHPSYPERILQMIDLMPKALEIYRQSSQKQAPQLVK; translated from the coding sequence ATGAGCACCCTCGCCCGCCCAGCCTGTCTCGGCCTGCTTGCCTGCCTGTTGGCGGCGCCCGGTTGCTACAAGGTGCCGGTCACCGGCCGCGCCGCGGTCAACATGGTCTCCGACGAGGCGGTCATCAAGGTGAGCCAGGAGGCCTTTGCCGATTTCAAGAAACGCTACCCCGTCACCCGCAACCGCGCCTACGACCAGCGCGTGCAGCGCATCGGCGAGCGGCTGGCCAAGGTCGCGTTCTGGGACGTGCCCGCCGCCGAGTGGGAGTTCGTCGTGCTCGAGGCGCCCGACCAGATCAACGCGTTCGCCATGGCCGGCGGCAAGGTCGGGGTCTTCACCGGGCTGTTCAAGATCGTGCACAATGACGACCAGCTCGCCTCCGTCCTCGCCCACGAGATCGCCCACGTGGCGGCCAAGCATGTGAACGAGCGGCTCTCCCAGGCCATGGCCATCCAGGGCGGCGGCCTCATCGTGAGCGGCGTCATGTCCACCACCGGCGCCGGGGCGCTGACCTCCAACGCCGTGCTCGAGGCCTACGGGCTCAGCACCGGCATCGGCGCCACGGGGTTTGACCGGAAAAAGGAAAAGGAAGCCGACCACATCGGGCTCATCTACATGGCCCGCGCCGGCTACAACCCCGAGGAGGCGCCCAAGGTGATCGAGAACCTCGAGCAGGCCAACGCCGGCCGGGCGATGCCCCCCGCCCTCCTTTCCACCCACCCCAGCTACCCTGAGCGAATCCTGCAGATGATCGACCTGATGCCAAAGGCGCTTGAGATTTACCGGCAGAGCAGCCAGAAGCAGGCACCGCAGCTGGTGAAGTAG
- a CDS encoding TonB family protein: protein MSPLNFRATLFRRVRQAAAGSGIFLTLLATAAAAATEAAEASAGSANRQSPVVLRRVTLDFPPELKKELVQGSVMLECLVDTEGKARQIHVAEATHPAFARVAVESLELWEFAPGTINGQPAPMRIRVPFEFQLSSQEILETVAGRPVFMEVRETVIPASQLPNWPRPKNFYIPRYPPELEGSGKYGKAVVNITIDKEGRVINPRLVKATYPEFVAPALITALKLEFPPQVMANREAIHVNLDIQFDFKVPDKDQRAADKAKAKAKAEKAKQK, encoded by the coding sequence ATGTCACCTCTCAACTTCCGGGCCACCCTGTTCCGCCGCGTGCGCCAAGCTGCGGCCGGCAGCGGGATTTTTTTGACCCTGCTCGCGACCGCCGCCGCCGCCGCGACCGAGGCGGCCGAGGCGTCGGCCGGCAGCGCGAACCGGCAGTCCCCGGTCGTGCTGCGCCGCGTGACGCTGGATTTTCCACCGGAATTGAAGAAGGAACTCGTCCAAGGCTCGGTCATGCTGGAGTGCCTGGTGGACACCGAGGGCAAGGCCCGGCAGATCCACGTGGCCGAGGCCACGCACCCGGCCTTCGCCCGCGTGGCCGTGGAGTCGCTGGAGCTCTGGGAGTTTGCGCCGGGCACGATCAACGGGCAGCCGGCGCCCATGCGCATCCGCGTGCCCTTCGAGTTCCAGCTTTCTTCCCAGGAAATCCTCGAGACCGTGGCGGGCCGGCCGGTATTCATGGAGGTGCGCGAGACCGTGATTCCGGCCTCCCAGCTGCCGAATTGGCCCCGCCCGAAAAATTTCTACATCCCGCGCTACCCGCCCGAGCTCGAGGGCAGCGGCAAATACGGCAAGGCGGTGGTGAACATCACCATCGACAAGGAGGGCCGGGTGATCAACCCGCGCCTGGTGAAGGCCACCTATCCCGAGTTCGTGGCCCCGGCCCTCATCACCGCCCTGAAACTGGAATTCCCGCCCCAGGTGATGGCCAACCGCGAGGCCATCCACGTGAATCTCGACATCCAGTTCGACTTCAAGGTGCCCGACAAGGACCAGCGCGCCGCGGACAAGGCCAAGGCGAAGGCGAAGGCGGAGAAGGCGAAGCAGAAGTGA
- a CDS encoding DNA/RNA non-specific endonuclease — protein MARKSTASRSPKIPGALRRTKAFLVVNLVLWGAIGGWFLFQPAARQQEVARLVGNAFDGRKQVTAFDVAWDLWQLYAGEDYVAAVAPGDKVHLYGGVPHLRPDLAPVRVLANLGYVAGYSDTLGNPLWAAYRLHDIEPSATPERPDEFSLDLRTSARIEPGDYARSGYDRGHLAPNFAIASRYGAAAQRETFLMSNIIPQKHALNAGLWKQLEQRIANSYPARFGEVWVIAGPVFGPKPEKLRRRVAVPESCFMIIVDESDGRVRATAYLFPQDTPEGGRLDDFLVSIDELEHRTGLDFLPELPDAAEDVLEARRAERAW, from the coding sequence ATGGCCCGCAAGTCCACCGCTTCCCGCTCTCCGAAAATCCCCGGCGCGCTGCGCCGCACCAAAGCGTTCCTCGTGGTGAACCTCGTGCTCTGGGGCGCGATCGGCGGCTGGTTTCTTTTCCAACCCGCCGCGCGCCAGCAGGAGGTGGCGCGGCTCGTCGGCAACGCCTTCGACGGCCGCAAGCAGGTCACGGCCTTCGACGTCGCGTGGGATCTCTGGCAGCTCTACGCCGGCGAGGACTACGTCGCCGCCGTCGCGCCGGGCGACAAGGTCCACCTCTACGGCGGCGTGCCGCACCTGCGGCCGGACCTCGCCCCCGTGCGCGTGCTCGCCAACCTCGGCTACGTGGCCGGTTACAGCGACACGCTGGGCAACCCGCTCTGGGCCGCTTACCGCCTGCACGACATCGAGCCGTCCGCCACGCCGGAACGGCCCGACGAGTTTTCCCTCGACCTCCGCACCTCCGCCCGCATCGAGCCCGGCGACTACGCGCGCAGCGGCTACGATCGCGGACACCTCGCGCCGAACTTCGCCATCGCCTCGCGCTACGGCGCTGCCGCCCAGCGCGAGACTTTCCTGATGTCCAACATCATTCCCCAGAAACACGCGCTCAACGCCGGCCTCTGGAAGCAGCTCGAACAACGCATCGCGAACAGCTACCCCGCGCGCTTCGGCGAAGTCTGGGTGATCGCCGGCCCGGTCTTCGGCCCGAAACCGGAGAAACTCCGCCGCCGCGTCGCCGTGCCCGAATCGTGCTTCATGATCATTGTGGACGAGAGCGACGGCCGCGTGCGCGCCACGGCCTATCTTTTCCCGCAGGACACGCCCGAGGGCGGCCGGCTTGACGACTTCCTCGTGAGCATCGACGAGCTCGAACACCGCACCGGCCTGGACTTTCTCCCCGAACTACCCGACGCGGCCGAGGACGTCCTGGAAGCCCGCCGGGCCGAGCGCGCGTGGTGA
- a CDS encoding DUF4286 family protein, with translation MPEILYTVRATCKDVQQRGRFLSWLTPGHVLQVKAGGATAVRIVLLDRDSETAPAVVETQYAFPSRKAFATYIRDHAPALRADALKHFPPESGVTFARQVAEIATEL, from the coding sequence ATGCCCGAGATTCTCTACACTGTCCGTGCCACCTGCAAAGATGTGCAGCAGCGCGGGCGCTTTCTCTCCTGGCTCACGCCCGGCCATGTGCTGCAGGTGAAGGCCGGCGGCGCCACCGCGGTGCGCATCGTGCTGTTGGATCGCGATAGCGAAACGGCTCCGGCGGTCGTCGAGACGCAATACGCGTTCCCGTCGCGCAAGGCTTTCGCCACCTACATTCGTGATCACGCCCCGGCGTTGCGCGCGGATGCGTTGAAACATTTCCCGCCGGAAAGCGGTGTGACCTTTGCCCGGCAGGTGGCGGAGATTGCGACGGAGCTTTGA
- a CDS encoding TIR domain-containing protein: MSDTPTHTGVRAIFLSYAREDAEAARRIAEALRGFGLEVWFDMNELRGGDAWDSKIRGQIKSCALFVPLISQRTEERTEGYFRREWKLAVDRTHDMAGGRTFIVPVVIDDTAEAESAVPEEFMRYQWTRLVGGEPTPDFVAQVKRLLEAPRKPTLKVEHAKPPTLSPFLKEAAAKAWEAKEQAAVTQKRSRSRWTVGALVAVVIGVAVAMGVFRRPAPASSLPSQASPPAAPEPSSLPSAPAAKPADKSIAVIPFTNMSEEKDSAFFTDGIHEDILTNLALVRELRVVSRTSVMAYRATTKPMKQIAQELGVTYILEGSVRRAGNKVRVTGQLIHAATDEHVWAQSYDRDLTDVFAIQAELSQQIAAALKTALSPEEKALIARKPTENPAAYDLFLRSRDLSNREGANLATRQRRVTLLESAVTMDPKFAQAWGELAAASAFLVFGNAPGRDAILARAKQASEKALQLAPEDPDVIGSYGTYLYYGFRDYAGATAQYRRLAALQPNSPVVYNSLALIQRRQGQWAESLANARRASQLDPGNLQYWRNLLATLRYGRRWPEAIDVQNRIAAMLPDVLLEKFEVVKMQARATGSFREGEEFFRAMSREELESPEILALRKDWAEFTDQLEEFVRLDRLSPYFDGYGVPRSMQALRAALNYYLVGDKAGAVARLGEHTAEIRKLAEAEPNNVLAQMSVATLELINGRPEAARRQAEKAAALLPESKDALEGPRWSIQLAMFCDLTGDHERALAEYKRLLSVPSMLSVEGLKLDKHSLSPALRKDPRFQALLADPKNNEPLF, from the coding sequence ATGTCGGACACTCCCACGCACACCGGAGTCCGGGCAATCTTCCTCAGCTACGCGCGGGAGGACGCCGAGGCGGCGCGCCGTATCGCCGAGGCCTTGCGCGGCTTTGGCCTCGAGGTGTGGTTCGACATGAACGAGCTGCGTGGCGGCGATGCTTGGGACAGCAAGATCCGCGGCCAGATCAAGTCGTGCGCCCTGTTCGTGCCGCTGATTTCGCAGCGCACGGAGGAACGCACGGAGGGTTACTTCCGCCGCGAGTGGAAGCTCGCCGTGGACCGCACGCACGACATGGCCGGCGGCCGGACCTTCATCGTGCCCGTGGTGATCGACGACACCGCCGAGGCCGAGTCCGCCGTGCCCGAGGAGTTCATGCGTTACCAGTGGACACGCCTCGTCGGCGGCGAACCGACGCCCGATTTTGTCGCGCAGGTGAAGCGCCTGCTCGAGGCCCCGCGCAAACCCACGCTGAAGGTCGAGCACGCCAAGCCGCCCACGCTGTCGCCCTTCCTCAAGGAAGCCGCCGCCAAGGCCTGGGAGGCGAAAGAGCAGGCCGCGGTGACTCAGAAGCGCAGCCGCTCCCGCTGGACCGTCGGGGCGCTCGTCGCCGTGGTCATCGGCGTGGCCGTGGCGATGGGCGTGTTCCGCCGACCGGCCCCAGCCTCCAGTCTCCCGTCTCAGGCTTCCCCTCCCGCAGCGCCTGAACCCTCCTCCCTGCCCTCTGCTCCCGCGGCGAAGCCGGCCGACAAATCCATCGCGGTGATACCCTTCACCAACATGAGCGAGGAGAAGGACAGCGCGTTCTTCACCGACGGCATCCACGAGGACATCCTCACCAACCTCGCGCTCGTGCGCGAGCTGCGCGTCGTCTCGCGCACCTCGGTCATGGCCTACCGGGCCACGACCAAGCCCATGAAGCAGATCGCGCAGGAGCTGGGCGTAACCTACATCCTCGAGGGCAGCGTGCGGCGCGCGGGCAACAAGGTGCGCGTCACCGGCCAGCTCATCCACGCCGCGACCGACGAACACGTCTGGGCCCAGTCCTACGACCGAGACCTCACCGACGTTTTCGCCATCCAGGCCGAGCTTTCGCAGCAGATCGCCGCCGCGCTCAAAACCGCGCTCTCGCCCGAGGAGAAGGCCCTGATCGCCCGCAAACCCACGGAAAATCCCGCCGCCTACGATCTGTTCCTCCGGTCCCGCGATTTGAGCAATCGCGAGGGCGCGAATCTCGCGACGCGGCAGCGGCGCGTCACCCTGTTGGAAAGTGCCGTGACGATGGACCCGAAGTTTGCCCAGGCGTGGGGGGAACTGGCCGCGGCCAGCGCCTTCCTCGTGTTTGGCAATGCCCCGGGACGCGACGCCATTCTGGCCCGGGCCAAGCAGGCCAGTGAAAAAGCCCTGCAGCTGGCGCCCGAAGATCCGGATGTGATCGGCAGCTACGGCACCTATCTTTACTATGGTTTCCGCGACTATGCCGGCGCTACGGCGCAATACCGGCGGCTGGCGGCGCTGCAGCCGAATTCGCCCGTCGTCTATAATTCCCTCGCCTTGATCCAGCGCCGGCAAGGCCAGTGGGCCGAGTCCCTCGCGAACGCCCGTCGTGCGAGCCAGCTCGACCCCGGCAATCTTCAATATTGGCGCAATCTCCTGGCCACACTCCGTTACGGCCGCCGTTGGCCCGAGGCAATCGATGTCCAGAACCGCATCGCCGCGATGTTGCCGGATGTGCTCCTCGAGAAATTCGAGGTGGTGAAGATGCAGGCTCGCGCCACTGGTTCCTTCCGCGAAGGCGAGGAATTCTTCCGGGCCATGTCCCGCGAGGAACTTGAGTCGCCGGAGATCTTAGCGTTGCGCAAGGACTGGGCCGAATTTACCGACCAGCTGGAGGAATTTGTCCGGCTGGACCGGTTGTCGCCCTATTTCGACGGCTACGGGGTGCCCCGCTCCATGCAGGCGCTCCGCGCGGCGCTGAATTATTACCTGGTCGGCGACAAGGCCGGAGCCGTCGCCCGGCTGGGCGAGCACACAGCCGAGATCCGGAAGCTCGCCGAGGCCGAGCCGAACAATGTCCTGGCGCAGATGAGCGTGGCCACCTTGGAGCTGATCAACGGCCGGCCGGAGGCGGCGCGCCGCCAGGCGGAGAAGGCGGCCGCCTTGCTGCCGGAAAGCAAGGACGCCCTCGAAGGGCCGCGCTGGTCCATCCAGCTGGCCATGTTTTGCGATCTCACGGGCGACCATGAGCGGGCGCTCGCCGAGTATAAGCGCCTGCTCTCTGTCCCCAGCATGCTGAGCGTCGAGGGCCTGAAGTTGGACAAGCACTCGCTGAGCCCGGCCCTCCGCAAGGATCCACGTTTTCAGGCCCTGCTGGCCGACCCGAAGAACAACGAGCCGCTGTTCTGA
- a CDS encoding TIR domain-containing protein, whose amino-acid sequence MSDTGKAVFLSYAREDAAAAQLIAGALRGFGIEVWFDMSELRGGDQWDAKIRGQIKTCGLFVPVISATTQARDEAYFRLEWKLADDRSHLMAAGKSFIVPVVIDGTPETGATVPDSFSRAQWTRLPGGQPTTAFIEQVRRLLEGKGAAPMRSNPPMHPAAAPVPAKKGVPGWTWGALIAVIIGVAVALGVFRRPAPASSLPSPASTPAAPEPSSLPPAPAAKPADKSIAVIPFTNMSEEKDSAFFTDGIHEDILTNLALVRELRVVSRTSVMAYRATTKPMKQIAQELGVTYILEGSVRRAGNKVRVTGQLIHAATDEHVWAQSYDRDLTDIFAIQAELSQQIAAALKTALSPEEKALIARKPTENPAAYDLFLRARDILNRENNTIAARLRQIALLQQAVDLDPAFAQAWGELAASCAYGYFLSYPDMDAYLARAKVAIERAVKLAPEDPEVIGSLGTYHYYGFRDYGRATEQYERLARLQPNSPVVFSSLALIQRRQGQWAQSLANSRRACELDPANIFFLRNHMATLVAGRRWDELLAAHRRLIALLPDDEEAVGSLALATFLATGSTAEGDALLASWPREKQETPEIIALRLRWAARKGDLAEAIRLAKLQPLFEGNGVPHWMQAADQAYLYFAAGDRAGAIARLGDHPAQLRDLVAKEPANLNYLTNLADMEAMLGNKQEALRLAERYVSLLPESRDALDGARYAINRATVYDLVGEKEKALAEYTRLLKVPCPNGLNIHVIKRDWSSLRGDPRFEALLNDPKNNEPLF is encoded by the coding sequence ATGAGCGACACCGGCAAAGCGGTTTTCCTGAGTTACGCCCGCGAGGATGCGGCGGCGGCCCAGCTCATCGCAGGCGCGCTGCGGGGCTTCGGCATCGAGGTCTGGTTCGACATGAGCGAGCTGCGCGGCGGCGACCAGTGGGATGCCAAGATCCGCGGTCAGATCAAGACCTGTGGCCTGTTCGTCCCGGTGATCTCGGCGACAACCCAGGCCCGGGACGAGGCCTATTTCCGGCTGGAGTGGAAGCTGGCGGACGACCGTTCGCACCTGATGGCGGCGGGCAAGTCGTTCATCGTGCCGGTGGTGATCGACGGCACCCCGGAGACGGGCGCCACCGTCCCCGATTCTTTCAGCCGGGCGCAGTGGACCCGCTTGCCGGGTGGGCAGCCCACGACCGCCTTCATCGAGCAGGTCCGGCGGTTGCTGGAAGGAAAGGGAGCCGCCCCCATGCGTTCGAATCCGCCGATGCACCCGGCGGCCGCGCCGGTTCCCGCGAAAAAGGGCGTCCCCGGCTGGACCTGGGGTGCGCTGATCGCCGTGATCATCGGCGTGGCCGTGGCGCTGGGTGTGTTCCGCCGACCAGCCCCAGCCTCCAGTCTCCCGTCTCCGGCTTCCACTCCCGCTGCGCCTGAACCCTCCTCCCTGCCCCCTGCTCCCGCGGCGAAGCCGGCCGACAAATCCATCGCGGTGATCCCGTTCACGAACATGAGCGAGGAAAAGGACAGCGCGTTCTTCACCGACGGCATCCACGAGGACATCCTCACCAACCTCGCGCTCGTGCGCGAGCTGCGCGTCGTCTCGCGCACCTCGGTCATGGCCTACCGGGCCACGACCAAGCCCATGAAGCAGATCGCGCAGGAGCTGGGCGTGACCTACATCCTCGAGGGCAGCGTGCGGCGCGCGGGCAACAAGGTGCGCGTCACCGGCCAGCTGATCCACGCCGCGACGGACGAGCACGTCTGGGCCCAGTCCTACGACCGCGACCTCACCGACATCTTCGCCATCCAGGCCGAGCTTTCGCAGCAGATCGCCGCCGCGCTCAAGACCGCGCTCTCGCCCGAGGAGAAGGCGCTGATTGCGCGCAAGCCCACGGAAAACCCCGCCGCCTACGACCTGTTCCTCCGCGCGCGCGACATTCTCAACCGGGAGAACAACACCATCGCGGCCCGCCTCCGGCAGATCGCGTTGCTGCAGCAGGCCGTGGACTTGGATCCTGCCTTTGCCCAGGCGTGGGGGGAGCTGGCGGCCTCGTGCGCCTACGGATATTTTCTCAGCTACCCCGACATGGACGCCTATCTGGCCCGGGCCAAGGTGGCGATCGAGCGGGCCGTCAAGCTGGCCCCCGAGGATCCGGAGGTCATCGGCAGCCTCGGCACCTACCACTACTACGGCTTCCGGGATTATGGGCGGGCGACCGAACAATACGAACGACTTGCCCGGCTCCAGCCCAACTCCCCGGTCGTCTTCAGTTCCCTCGCCCTGATCCAGCGCCGGCAGGGGCAATGGGCCCAGTCGCTGGCCAACTCCCGCCGGGCCTGCGAGCTGGACCCGGCTAATATTTTCTTCCTTCGCAACCATATGGCCACGCTGGTGGCCGGCCGGCGCTGGGACGAACTGCTGGCCGCCCATCGACGCCTCATCGCCCTGCTGCCCGACGACGAGGAGGCCGTGGGCAGCCTCGCGCTGGCCACCTTCCTCGCCACCGGCTCGACCGCGGAGGGCGACGCCCTGCTCGCCTCCTGGCCGCGGGAAAAGCAGGAGACTCCGGAAATCATTGCGCTGCGACTGCGCTGGGCGGCGCGCAAGGGCGATCTGGCGGAGGCCATCCGCTTGGCCAAGCTCCAGCCCCTCTTTGAGGGCAACGGGGTGCCGCACTGGATGCAGGCCGCTGACCAGGCCTATCTTTATTTTGCTGCGGGCGACCGGGCCGGAGCGATCGCCCGGCTGGGGGACCATCCCGCCCAATTGCGCGACTTGGTGGCGAAGGAGCCGGCCAACCTGAACTACCTCACGAACCTGGCCGACATGGAGGCCATGCTCGGCAACAAGCAGGAAGCCCTCCGGCTCGCCGAACGCTACGTCTCCCTCCTGCCGGAATCCCGGGATGCGCTGGACGGGGCCCGTTATGCGATCAACCGCGCGACCGTTTACGACTTGGTGGGAGAAAAGGAAAAAGCGCTGGCCGAATACACCCGGCTCCTGAAGGTGCCGTGTCCCAACGGCCTGAACATTCACGTGATTAAACGGGATTGGAGCTCGCTGCGCGGCGACCCGCGCTTCGAGGCCCTGCTCAACGACCCGAAGAACAACGAACCGCTGTTCTGA
- a CDS encoding toll/interleukin-1 receptor domain-containing protein yields MSDAGKAVFLSYASQDAEAAKRICDALRAAGIEVWFDQNELVGGDAWDSKIRRQIKECALLIPVISQTTQARREAYFRLEWKLADERTFLMARGTPFLLPVTIDGTDDREALVPDSFLAVQWTRAPGGELPAIFAGRVRQLLDGSPPVGSSRSTPPLSPAAPAGVHRRRWLMPTLAVAVLAAGTLTFVFWARREPENSAAIAPAAASPVAAGPRAAARELAKRAREVSSAIGATAPALLAAAKDAERAAAMEETDGELWASSALVDIALYERWIDYSDARRESINAKLIKAKGLAPEAPLTRYAEAKRLIRIGPNAASTEAGLKLLEALRREKPAEISPDGILGMIGVAQQVQGRLEEAARTLDEAGPNWANAASWACLLNGDTVQALAMAQRQTSVDPVGGLQQEAYVQFSRGDLEAQQQVLNRMPPEARFGDVPLAMDLYFAYVRRDGDALLRLARAYPAANVACFYLPGGPRGFYVGQAYSWLGRSEAAREEWAAVLRQLDEARARKAESEEERLMRVQVLVHLERRAEAAEELRILRQRELGFWMRPSIVELLALLGRPDEALDEMERELTREPTDRWLSHPRFRFDPALEPLRSHPRYKQILAATLLKGVKPLEIKP; encoded by the coding sequence ATGTCTGACGCAGGCAAAGCCGTTTTCCTGAGCTACGCCTCGCAAGACGCCGAGGCGGCGAAGCGCATCTGCGATGCCCTGCGCGCCGCCGGCATCGAGGTCTGGTTCGATCAGAACGAGCTCGTCGGCGGGGATGCCTGGGACAGCAAGATCCGGCGCCAGATCAAGGAGTGTGCGCTGCTGATCCCGGTGATTTCTCAGACGACGCAAGCGCGTCGCGAAGCCTATTTTCGGTTGGAGTGGAAGCTCGCCGATGAGCGCACGTTCCTGATGGCCCGGGGCACGCCTTTTCTCCTCCCGGTCACGATCGACGGCACCGACGACCGCGAGGCGCTCGTGCCCGACTCCTTCCTCGCCGTGCAATGGACCCGCGCTCCGGGCGGCGAGTTGCCCGCCATCTTCGCGGGACGTGTGCGACAGTTGCTCGACGGCAGCCCGCCGGTCGGATCGAGCCGTTCCACCCCGCCGCTGTCACCCGCTGCGCCCGCGGGCGTCCATCGCCGCCGCTGGCTCATGCCGACGTTGGCCGTCGCCGTCCTCGCGGCCGGGACGTTGACCTTCGTTTTTTGGGCGCGTCGGGAGCCGGAGAATTCCGCCGCGATCGCGCCGGCGGCGGCGAGCCCCGTCGCGGCGGGACCCAGGGCAGCCGCCCGCGAGCTGGCGAAACGCGCCCGGGAGGTATCGAGCGCGATCGGCGCGACTGCCCCCGCCTTGCTCGCTGCGGCCAAGGATGCGGAGCGGGCCGCGGCAATGGAAGAGACGGATGGAGAGCTCTGGGCCAGCAGCGCGCTTGTCGACATCGCCCTCTACGAGCGCTGGATCGACTATTCGGATGCGCGTCGCGAGAGCATCAATGCCAAGCTCATCAAGGCCAAGGGCCTTGCGCCTGAAGCGCCGCTCACGCGTTATGCGGAGGCGAAGCGGCTCATTCGCATTGGCCCCAATGCCGCCAGTACCGAGGCGGGTCTCAAGCTGCTCGAGGCATTGCGCCGGGAGAAACCCGCGGAAATATCCCCCGATGGAATACTCGGGATGATCGGCGTCGCTCAGCAGGTGCAGGGTCGGTTGGAGGAGGCGGCCCGTACGCTCGACGAGGCGGGGCCCAATTGGGCCAACGCCGCAAGCTGGGCCTGCCTGCTCAACGGTGACACGGTGCAGGCCCTGGCGATGGCGCAGCGCCAGACTTCCGTTGATCCGGTTGGCGGCCTGCAGCAGGAGGCTTATGTGCAGTTCAGCCGCGGTGATCTGGAAGCGCAGCAGCAGGTGTTGAACCGGATGCCGCCGGAGGCGCGCTTCGGGGACGTTCCGCTGGCGATGGACCTCTACTTTGCTTACGTCCGGCGCGATGGCGACGCCCTGCTCCGTCTGGCCCGCGCCTACCCGGCGGCTAACGTGGCCTGCTTTTATTTGCCCGGGGGCCCCCGCGGTTTCTACGTTGGCCAAGCATACTCTTGGCTGGGACGTTCTGAAGCGGCCCGGGAGGAGTGGGCCGCCGTGCTCCGTCAATTGGACGAAGCCCGGGCGCGGAAGGCCGAATCAGAGGAAGAGCGCCTGATGCGCGTCCAGGTGCTGGTCCACCTCGAGCGACGGGCCGAGGCAGCGGAGGAACTGCGGATCCTTCGTCAGCGGGAGTTGGGTTTTTGGATGCGCCCGTCCATCGTGGAACTGCTGGCCCTGCTAGGTCGACCGGACGAGGCTCTCGACGAAATGGAGCGCGAGTTGACCCGAGAGCCAACGGATCGCTGGTTGTCCCACCCGCGATTCCGCTTCGACCCTGCGCTCGAGCCGCTGCGGTCGCACCCCCGCTACAAGCAGATCCTTGCTGCGACGTTGCTGAAGGGTGTCAAGCCCCTGGAAATCAAGCCATGA